Below is a window of Anaeromicrobium sediminis DNA.
ATCCATAAACAAAAATGATATGGACCTATTAGGAAAGGTAGATAGATGCCCCAATCTAGCCTACAGTTCTGAAACCTATATGAACATTACTTATAAGGTGAAAATAGATTCTGATAAAGACCAGGACTTAACAAAAATTAATGACCTTAAACTCCTAGAAGAACAAGAAGAATTTAACGTACGAAAAAGATTAAGTATGGAAATAAAAAAATATTTAGAGTTTTTTTATGATAACATATCAGCCATAGGAAAAATTGATTTGCTAATTGCTAAAGGATATCTAGCCATAGGTACCAATTCTGTAAAGCCGGAAATTGCCCCAGATGAAAGGCTTTATATACAAAACGGAAGACATATTAAAGTTGCCGATACGCTGAGAAAACAGGAAAAGGAATTTACACCCATAAGTGTAGACTTAAAAAGAGGAGTAACCTGCATAACAGGAGCAAACATGGGAGGAAAGACTATTTCTCTCAAGTTAATAGGAGTACTTTGTGCCATGGCGCAATTCGGACTATTTGTTCCAGCAGATGAAATGATATTTTCCATGAAGGACTATATTTTCTTTTCACTAGGTGATTTACAATCTACTGATAAGGGACTTAGTACCTTTGGAGCAGAAATACTAGAGGTAAAAAATATAATTGATAGGTCTAATGAAGATGGTCTCCTTCTAATAGACGAATTGGCTAGAGGAACTAACCCTCAAGAAGGGTTTGCCATATCAAAGGCCCTTATAAATTATATGAAGGATAAAGAAAGTATAACTATTATAACCTCTCATTTTGACGGACTAACAAAGGATTCTGATATATACCATCTACAAGTTAAAGGCCTTGTAGGGGTAGACATGAAGAAACTAAAGACAGAGATAGAAAATTCCAGCAACCTAGGAATAGAAATAGTTCACAAATATATGGACTATAGACTAATCGAAGTGAATAATGAAGATAAGGTACCAAGAGATGCTATTAATATAGCTCGTCTAATGGGTCTTCAAGAACACTTGATAAAGGAAGCTGAGAAGTATTTAACATAAGTTATATATAATGCCGGGGAATAAACTTTTCTAGTCCTCGGTATCTATATGTCTTATATTAAAGATAGGAA
It encodes the following:
- the kamC gene encoding lysine 5,6-aminomutase reactivase ATPase KamC, with translation MFMTNKIYDNLEMSYIFDRLNVYTPYGTECKKNMRSFSKEEAQKLLNEYELIEKAVNLIKKNRYAFVDMRNMFKHIKDLRGSFKRISDDQVLSTVELYEIKSFVFFLKDISTLLEKIKWNMPKELIITSMPQIEKLLDPQNSGVNTFYVYDSYSKSLAKVRDEIKSIESEIYRQNKIIREKIQKDLGIKIRPNGEVSINKNDMDLLGKVDRCPNLAYSSETYMNITYKVKIDSDKDQDLTKINDLKLLEEQEEFNVRKRLSMEIKKYLEFFYDNISAIGKIDLLIAKGYLAIGTNSVKPEIAPDERLYIQNGRHIKVADTLRKQEKEFTPISVDLKRGVTCITGANMGGKTISLKLIGVLCAMAQFGLFVPADEMIFSMKDYIFFSLGDLQSTDKGLSTFGAEILEVKNIIDRSNEDGLLLIDELARGTNPQEGFAISKALINYMKDKESITIITSHFDGLTKDSDIYHLQVKGLVGVDMKKLKTEIENSSNLGIEIVHKYMDYRLIEVNNEDKVPRDAINIARLMGLQEHLIKEAEKYLT